A single genomic interval of Spinacia oleracea cultivar Varoflay chromosome 6, BTI_SOV_V1, whole genome shotgun sequence harbors:
- the LOC130463378 gene encoding uncharacterized protein, whose translation MPKAIIIDRGTHFCNKTFGSLLEKYHVTHRVATAYHPQTSGQVEVSNREIESILEKMVNPNRKDWSLRLEIEHKSFWAVKQCNLDYDSAGKERKLQLLELEELRLESYANAKNYKDKTKAFHDKMIARKSFQVGQKVLLFNARLKLFPGKLQTRWLGPFVVTNVFPHGAVEIKDFGTDKTFKVNGHRLKPFYDEAYVQMIEDVTFEEI comes from the exons ATGCCTAAGGCTATTATTATTGATAGAGGAACACACTTTTGCAATAAAACCTTTGGTTCCCTTCTTGAAAAGTACCATGTGACTCATCGAGTAGCTACTGCATACCATCCGCAAACTAGTGGTCAGGTTGAAGTGTCTAATAGAGAAATAGAGTCTATCCTAGAAAAAATGGTCAATCCAAATAGGAAAGACTGGAGTCTTCGTTTAG AAATTGAGCATAAATCTTTCTGGGCAGTGAAGCAATGTAACTTAGACTATGATTCTGctggaaaagagagaaagttacAGCTCCTTGAGTTAGAAGAACTAAGGCTTGAATCTTATGCAAATGCTAAAAACTACAAAGATAAAACTAAAGCATTCCATGATAAAATGATAGCTAGGAAGTCTTTTCAAGTTGGCCAGAAAGTTCTTTTATTTAATGCTAGACTGAAATTATTTCCTGGAAAATTGCAAACTAGATGGCTTGGCCCCTTTGTTGTTACTAATGTGTTTCCTCATGGTGCAGTGGAAATAAAGGACTTTGGTACTGACAAAACTTTCAAAGTAAATGGTCACAGATTGAAGCCTTTCTATGATGAAGCTTATGTGCAGATGATCGAAGATGTCACGTTTGAGGAAATCTGA
- the LOC110789679 gene encoding uncharacterized protein yields MKSREVEKEIEVNPEVGSREIVESEGTVMDNEKENEGKTKTESDYVVSRFKGLPPFPSRFAKSKKDSLDNEILETFRKIEVNIPLLDAIKQVPRYAKFLKELCTNKRHFRPSQKVSMGENISAIIQKKFPPKCKDPGMFCIPCKIGDSKFERCMLDLGASINVMPKSVYDTLNVGSLSKTDFVIQLADRSNTFPIGVLEDVLVQVNELVFPADFYVLDMGDRSDSVLLLLGRPFLKTSKTKIDVHEGNLTMEFDGEIIKFNIFDAMRYPSDINNVSSIYTFDAFDWMAQDVFDK; encoded by the coding sequence ATGAAAAGTCgtgaagttgaaaaagagataGAAGTCAATCCTGAAGTTGGATCACGGGAAATAGTGGAAAGTGAGGGTACTGTGATGGataatgaaaaagaaaatgaagggAAGACTAAAACTGAATCTGATTATGTTGTTTCTCGTTTTAAAGGATTGCCTCCTTTCCCTTCTCGATTTGCTAAATCTAAGAAAGATAGTCTTGACAATGAAATTCTAGAAACTTTTAGGAAAATTGAAGTCAATATTCCCCTTCTTGATGCTATTAAACAGGTACCTCGTTATGCAAAGTTTCTTAAGGAACTTTGTACTAACAAAAGGCATTTTCGTCCTTCTCAAAAGGTAAGTATGGGGGAAAATATTTCAGCTATTATCCAAAAGAAGTTTCCCCCTAAGTGTAAGGATCCTGGCATGTTTTGTATTCCTTGCAAGATTGGTGATTCTAAGTTTGAAAGGTGTATGTTAGATTTAGGAGCCTCCATTAATGTTATGCCGAAATCTGTTTATGATACTTTAAATGTGGGTTCTTtgtctaaaactgattttgttATTCAGTTAGCTGATAGATCTAACACATTTCCAATAGGAGTCTTAGAAGATGTacttgtgcaagtgaatgaatTGGTTTTTCCTGCTGACTTTTATGTTCTAGATATGGGTGATAGAAGTGATAGTGTTCTACTGTTGTTAGGTAGACCATTCTTGAAAACTTCTAAGACTAAAATTGATGTTCATGAGGGTAATCTAACTATGGAATTTGATGGAGAAATTATTAAGTTCAATATTTTTGATGCTATGAGATACCCAAGTGATATCAATAATGTCAGTTCTATATATACTTTTGATGCTTTTGATTGGATGGCTCAGGATGTATTTGATAAATAG